A region from the Streptosporangium sp. NBC_01756 genome encodes:
- a CDS encoding alpha-amylase family glycosyl hydrolase, giving the protein MGGRILSIGDPVGAPDSIAETTLRPRPDHDYWPSPADWRDEIFYSLVIDRFQPGADRVTVGDSRSGDSRHGGNLAGLAGRLAYLEELKVTTILLSPVTVTAPGTYHGYAPVHLLEVDPHLGRLSDLVDLVDRAHGRGMRIILDLVVNHTGPIFEYADGDGWKKDGRRGAVARWNGFSPTELAKAEHFTRRGVIENWSSPEQVAFGDFPPNFRRFATERAETQRLLIHIACWWLKETDVDGFRVDAIRHLDRGFLRNLANGVKRYAAGLGKNNPLILGEHSTGDCFDIAGDFTTGINSAYNYPEYRRQNWALHGCAPTRDLEESFRAAYRSLGPALGNVIRFIDNHDVYRFLRAGEPEGLLRMALAFLMFSIGIPLVYYGTEQGFRQSTNRLEPESSAYRASPQNREDMFAEGRYKSESSAGDNFTTMSGTFRWIRRLAEIRGRFTALRRGEQWIRWSDPEGPGLFAFSRIHGSQEVLVVLNTAATARQADIDVDRHLVRPGDRLVDVLDLSCSVEAYRPEEGGSKVLVWVPSYGARVFVVA; this is encoded by the coding sequence ATGGGTGGAAGAATTCTCTCGATCGGGGATCCGGTCGGCGCACCGGACTCCATAGCCGAGACCACGCTGCGGCCGCGCCCGGATCATGATTACTGGCCCTCGCCGGCTGACTGGCGTGACGAGATCTTCTACTCGCTGGTGATCGACCGGTTCCAGCCGGGGGCTGACCGCGTCACCGTGGGCGATTCACGCTCCGGCGACTCCAGGCACGGCGGGAATCTCGCGGGCTTGGCCGGCCGCCTCGCCTATCTGGAGGAGCTCAAGGTGACGACGATCCTCCTGTCCCCGGTGACGGTGACCGCGCCTGGCACGTACCACGGGTATGCGCCTGTCCACCTGCTGGAGGTCGATCCCCATCTGGGCAGGCTGTCCGATCTGGTGGACCTGGTCGACCGGGCACACGGGCGCGGAATGCGGATCATCCTGGATCTGGTGGTCAACCACACCGGCCCGATCTTCGAATATGCCGACGGGGACGGGTGGAAGAAAGACGGTCGGCGCGGGGCCGTCGCGCGATGGAACGGCTTCAGTCCGACCGAGCTGGCAAAGGCCGAGCATTTCACCCGGCGCGGCGTGATCGAGAACTGGAGCAGCCCTGAGCAGGTTGCTTTCGGTGATTTTCCGCCGAACTTCCGGCGGTTCGCCACCGAGCGGGCGGAGACTCAGCGACTTCTCATCCACATCGCCTGCTGGTGGCTGAAGGAGACCGACGTAGACGGTTTCCGGGTCGATGCGATCCGCCACCTGGACCGGGGTTTCCTGAGGAATCTGGCAAACGGCGTCAAGAGGTACGCCGCCGGTCTGGGCAAGAACAATCCATTGATTCTCGGCGAGCACTCCACGGGGGACTGCTTCGATATCGCCGGTGATTTCACCACCGGGATCAACAGCGCGTACAACTATCCCGAGTACCGGCGGCAGAACTGGGCGCTGCACGGATGTGCACCGACGCGGGATCTCGAGGAAAGCTTTAGGGCCGCTTATCGTTCCCTTGGCCCGGCGCTGGGCAATGTCATCCGATTCATCGACAACCATGACGTTTATCGTTTCCTCCGGGCCGGGGAGCCGGAGGGTCTGCTCAGGATGGCTCTCGCCTTTCTGATGTTCTCCATCGGCATTCCCCTCGTGTACTACGGAACCGAACAGGGTTTCCGGCAGTCGACGAACCGCCTTGAGCCCGAGTCCTCGGCGTATCGCGCGTCTCCACAGAACCGGGAGGACATGTTCGCCGAGGGGCGGTACAAGTCGGAGAGCTCGGCCGGAGACAACTTCACCACGATGTCGGGCACCTTCCGGTGGATTCGCCGACTGGCGGAGATCCGAGGCCGGTTCACTGCACTGCGCAGAGGTGAGCAGTGGATTCGATGGTCGGATCCCGAGGGGCCGGGCCTGTTCGCCTTCAGCCGTATCCATGGATCCCAAGAGGTGCTTGTCGTACTGAACACCGCTGCCACTGCTCGCCAGGCGGATATCGACGTGGATCGGCACCTCGTCCGCCCCGGCGATCGACTGGTGGACGTGCTGGATCTCAGTTGTTCGGTAGAGGCCTATCGACCTGAGGAAGGTGGTTCGAAAGTGCTGGTCTGGGTGCCTTCCTACGGTGCCCGAGTGTTCGTCGTCGCCTAG